A stretch of Lathyrus oleraceus cultivar Zhongwan6 chromosome 6, CAAS_Psat_ZW6_1.0, whole genome shotgun sequence DNA encodes these proteins:
- the LOC127095190 gene encoding secreted RxLR effector protein 161-like gives MKRILRNLKGTLDYGILFPTAKKGKECKLAGFTDSSWCSDTEDRKFISSYVFILGGVPDAWSSRKKPLVALSSCEVEYKAVSLCPCHVRWMVNLVKEIKVKDHGAITMKIDNIYAANVEKNPIAHRRSKHIKMRFYYLREQLAGGKLNLEHCRTENWIANIMMNGVQVKVFKKLRSMMNVDCLDTMNYVMC, from the coding sequence ATGAAGAGGATACTAAGAAATCTAAAgggaactctcgactatggaattttgtttcctaCAGCTAAAAAAGGAAAAGAATGCAAGCTAGCGGGTTtcaccgactcaagttggtgtagtgataCTGAGGATAGAAAATTCATATCTAGCTATGTGTTTATACTAGGTGGTGTACCAGATGCTTGGAGTTCAAGAAAGAAACCATTAGTAGCATTGTCGTCGTGTGAAGTAGAGTACAAAGCTGTTTCTCTTTGTCCATGTCATGTAAGgtggatggtgaatttggtcaAAGAGATTAAAGTGAAGGATCATGGAGcgattaccatgaagatcgacaacataTATGCTGCCAATGTGGagaagaatccgatagcacatagaagaagcaaacacatcaaaatgAGGTTCTATTATCTTCGAGAGCAGTTGGCAGGTGGGAAGCTAAActtggaacactgcagaactgagaattGGATTGCAAACATTATGATGAATGGAGTGCAAGTCAAAGTGTTCAAGAAGTTAAgatctatgatgaatgtagattgtttagacacaatgaattatgTGATGTGTTGA